A single genomic interval of Schistocerca americana isolate TAMUIC-IGC-003095 chromosome 2, iqSchAmer2.1, whole genome shotgun sequence harbors:
- the LOC124595776 gene encoding uncharacterized protein LOC124595776, translating to MIHTRRAPNGEPKTQRKNLRKARVHTGTSVPKEQNMNHMDGISYLMNGTKVKISVSPREMWKKHLEDSSVTENFIPDTTRVEETAHCSEKFLEMSNSGQYLLAHMRETSRISPGSDGSSSLSDNSHQLKSSCKRGQLSNSNNEEQTNSKNAIDYNVDTDIHLRKKKKPRTSGRKPQIYDDALDISEHHTQTRREGEMSNSMESSDTSFSKNKTPEHKLKKKKYAVIKQDLFDITSPTVLHQTKQLMKDTWKKTGNLNVDPEITKSCDQPKIFESRSSADSILNVRPKNALRKRVPRAHGKNPYESLMGTSNNVDPIAELENKTGNVSSGSASSIAPVPKNVRYNFKQIHLKRCMFDSVVENPVAEDSVRNMEANVDDPCTSEQQNKDISAEMDVRKAPAFAKIVGKRNKKYFQPNYSESVVGNNDGSAEQNIEKQNNDIALAENYAENTLAASISAEMDVLKAPASAKIIGKRNKKHLQPNYSELVVGNNDESAEQNIEKQDSYIALAENYAKNTFAGSISAEMDVMKAPASAKIVGKRNKKHLQPNYSELAVGNNDKSAEPTVEKQHSDIALDENYAQNGLAANTKESVEVSATNLFIMKVLGKKIDPVSPHTFELSGMQGDSHKNHNLEGSRQTNDGDYNHSVDILVKRKAFHGLKHTSEYDCHTLPEFGRPVESPSYSLTISKFKPKITSSKIVVDKDEIIEQCPPTLAALQQEATSNMLKVTHKEKQTYQSDNPIAHQPRVSDHESEETKCKERKKCYNSVCDNTLSSDLTFDPDNVPHSTMVKSSSKKEHPPSAMCKIETKTRRSLAASFLELAHVSTESSETVRSGTEKAGIRNNNFTLNGRESGNEPIIESKINDNGMKHSELETNEHHSNTVRKDASFANKIPVPENLDAVSDHKPITESIPSNVLNFLTSNYRTSEQSAGDNDVSQVFGHMRNKTKYLAKSRSINSQDELINADSKNEKKKQGNNKSVPGELANSPDHIIYQKIIKPQNMGCDTKQSVSLPGMGSISSYSTSKAQEKCDNHAEIDQISPFNTFAQKICNSEVEELNLRKSDKASLRAERRKSSNYSYVAVSSSKLIETDVSTSKKGSNVRSITKMTDASIENKTDYAVAPNFSEEHCTSKGTPELRKLSSPSLSASHINKTSHKENFSLSIKNSSEVRKNVNKNSAANNVSNAKIVISDSPRFSKANNGKGHDEYLKDSFHRNRQTENEKQSFTDTQPQLTDDDDANGAEGETSMVIGGLRELTTPPRSASQINTSHKENFSPNTENSSKVRSKENNKNAIVSPLSNAKIIHSVSSGLSNANNDKTPNDDHFKDSINRNSQTRSERRSYADNYPQPVVDNDADGTEEERPVINTAPLEESKCIIHQKKSDLRQTHGKPTVHARFLLDGEPYHKPKLARPKPWINQRFYNHILPKFDGKFGLNSSVKCEEFVKVLCTEVTACIRKRKNWDVHVYSVQKLLRKYLSVNTYAHFLIFGEKYLPDEFIFKKNPCAIFQLLACTGSC from the exons CAAGGGAGATGTGGAAGAAGCATTTGGAAGAcagttcagtcacagaaaatttcaTCCCAGATACAACTAGAGTTGAGGAAACAGCACACTGTTCAGAGAAATTTCTTGAGATGTCAAATTCTGGTCAGTATCTTTTGGCACATATGAGGGAGACTTCAAGAATTTCCCCTGGATCAGATGGTTCATCCTCTTTATCAGATAATAGTCATCAGCTCAAAAGCAGTTGTAAGAGAGGTCAACTTTCAAATTCAAATAATGAGgaacaaacaaattcaaagaaTGCAATTGATTACAATGTTGATACGGACATACACTtaaggaagaaaaagaaaccacGAACAAGTGGCAGAAAACCACAAATATATGATGACGCACTTGACATAAGCGAACACCatactcagacaagaagagaaggagAGATGAGTAATAGCATGGAATCATCAGATACTAGTTTTTCCAAAAATAAAACACCAGAACATAAACTCAAGAAGAAGAAATATGCAGTAATAAAGCAGGATTTATTTGATATAACATCACCTACTGTTTTACATCAGACGAAGCAACTTATGAAAGATACTTGGAAGAAGACTGGTAATCTTAATGTAGATCCAGAAATCACCAAGAGTTGTGACCAACCAAAAATATTTGAATCAAGATCAAGTGCAGACTCTATTTTGAATGTGAGACCAAAAAATGCATTGAGGAAGAGGGTGCCAAGGGCTCATGGGAAAAATCCTTATGAATCTCTGATGGGTACCAGCAATAACGTTGATCCTATAGCTGAATtagaaaataaaactggaaatgttTCTTCAGGATCAGCTAGTAGCATTGCTCCAGTACCTAAAAATGTCAGATACAATTTTAAGCAGATACATCTGAAGCGTTGTATGTTTGATTCAGTAGTTGAGAATCCTGTTGCTGAGGATTCTGTTCGGAACATGGAGGCGAATGTAGATGACCCATGTACCAGTGAGCAACAGAATAAAGATATTTCTGCTGAAATGGATGTTCGAAAAGCTCCTGCATTTGCCAAAATTGttggcaaaagaaacaaaaaatattttcagcccAATTACTCTGAATCAGTTGTTGGAAATAATGATGGGAGTGCTGAGCAAAATATTGAGAAGCAGAACAATGATATTGCCTTGGCTGAGAATTATGCTGAAAATACATTGGCAGCTAGTATTTCTGCAGAAATGGATGTTCTGAAAGCTCCTGCATCTGCTAAAATCAttggcaaaagaaacaaaaaacatcttCAGCCTAATTACTCTGAATTGGTTGTTGGAAATAATGATGAAAGTGCTGAGCAAAATATTGAGAAGCAGGACAGTTACATTGCCTTGGCTGAGAATTATGCAAAAAATACATTTGCAGGTAGTATTTCTGCAGAAATGGATGTTATGAAAGCTCCTGCATCTGCTAAAATTGTtggtaaaagaaacaaaaaacatcttCAGCCCAATTACTCTGAATTAGCTGTTGGAAATAATGACAAAAGTGCTGAGCCCACTGTTGAGAAACAGCACAGTGATATTGCCTTGGATGAGAACTATGCCCAAAATGGATTGGCAGCTAATACAAAGGAAAGTGTAGAAGTTTCTGCTACAAATTTATTTATAATGAAGGTACTTGGAAAGAAAATTGATCCAGTGTCACCACACACATTCGAGCTTTCAGGAATGCAGGGGGATTCACATAAAAATCATAACTTAGAAGGTAGTAGACAAACAAATGATGGGGACTATAACCACTCAGTTGATATATTAGTTAAAAGAAAAGCCTTCCATGGCCTCAAACATACCTCTGAATATGATTGTCACACGTTACCTGAATTTGGCAGACCAGTGGAGTCACCTAGTTATTCTCTTACAATCTCTAAATTCAAACCAAAAATTACATCTTCTAAGATCGTTGTGGATAAAGATGAGATTATAGAACAGTGTCCACCTACTCTGGCTGCACTTCAGCAAGAGGCAACATCTAACATGTTAAAAGTAACTCATAAAGAGAAACAAACGTATCAGTCAGATAACCCCATTGCTCACCAGCCAAGAGTTTCAGATCATGAGAGTGAGGAAACTAAGtgtaaggaaagaaagaaatgttaTAATAGTGTTTGTGACAACACTCTGTCATCAGATTTAACATTTGATCCAGACAATGTACCACATTCAACAATGGTGAAATCAAGCAGtaagaaggaacatccaccttctgcCATGTGCAAAATAGAGACCAAAACGAGAAGGAGCCTGGCAGCTTCATTTCTGGAGTTAGCACATGTTTCCACAGAAAGTAGTGAAACAGTTAGGTCAGGGACAGAGAAGGCAGGTATCAGAAATAATAATTTCACATTAAATGGCAGGGAAAGTGGAaatgaaccaattattgaaagtaaaataaatgacaatggaATGAAACACAGTGAATTAGAAACAAATGAGCATCACTCAAATACTGTAAGAAAAGATGCCAGTTTTGCTAACAAAATTCCTGTGCCAGAAAACTTAGATGCTGTGTCAGACCACAAACCCATTACAGAAAGCATTCCctcaaatgttttgaatttccTAACATCAAACTACAGGACATCAGAACAGTCTGCTGGTGATAATGATGTTAGTCAAGTGTTCGGACATATGAGAAACAAAACTAAATACTTGGCAAAAAGTAGATCCATAAATTCTCAAGACGAATTAATCAATGCAGACAGTAAAAATGAGAAGAAAAAGCAAGGAAACAATAAAAGTGTTCCTGGTGAACTTGCAAACTCTCCTGATCATATtatataccaaaaaataattaagccTCAAAATATGGGGTGTGATACCAAACAGAGTGTATCTTTGCCTGGTATGGGAAGCATTTCTTCATACTCTACTAGTAAAGCACAAGAAAAGTGTGACAATCATGCTGAAATTGACCAGATATCTCCATTTAACACATTTGCTCAGAAAATTTGTAATTCAGAAGTTGAAGAGCTTAATCTGAGAAAGAGTGACAAAGCAAGTTTGAGAGCTGAGAGGAGAAAGTCTTCAAATTATTCTTATGTGGCAGTTTCATCTAGTAAATTGATTGAGACAGATGTCTCAACTAGCAAAAAAGGCAGTAACGTGAGGAGTATCACCAAAATGACAGATGCTTCCATAGAAAATAAAACAGATTATGCTGTAGCACCTAATTTTAGTGAGGAACACTGTACATCGAAAGGAACACCAGAATTAAGAAAATTATCTTCTCCTTCTCTGTCAGCATCTCATATAAATAAAACATCTCACAAGGAAAACTTCTCCTTGAGCATTAAAAACAGCAGTGAAGTAagaaaaaatgtgaacaaaaattCAGCAGCTAACAATGTGTCAAATGCTAAAATTGTTATCTCAGATTCACCTCGTTTCTCTAAAGCAAATAATGGTAAAGGGCATGATGAGTACTTGAAAGACAGTTTCCACAGAAACAGACAAACCGAAAATGAGAAACAAAGTTTTACTGACACCCAACCACAACTgacagatgatgatgatgcaaaTGGTGCAGAAGGAGAGACATCAATGGTTATCGGAGGGTTAAGAGAATTGACTACACCACCTCGCTCAGCATCTCAGATAAATACATCTCACAAGGAAAACTTCTCGCCGAACACTGAAAACAGCAGTAAAGTGAGAAGTAAGGAAAACAACAAAAATGCAATAGTTAGCCCTCTTTCAAATGCTAAAATAATTCACTCAGTTTCATCTGGTCTGTCTAATGCAAATAATGATAAAACGCCAAATGATGACCACTTCAAAGACAGTATAAATAGAAACAGCCAAACGAGAAGTGAGAGACGAAGTTATGCGGACAACTATCCACAACCAGTGGTAGATAATGATGCAGATGGTACAGAGGAGGAGAGACCAGTGATTAACACAGCGCCTCTGGAGGAAAGTAAATGTATTATTCACCAGAAAAAATCGGATCTCAGGCAAACTCATGGTAAACCAACAGTACATGCTCGTTTCTTGCTTGACGGTGAACCGTATCACAAACCTAAACTGGCACGTCCAAAGCCTTGGATTAATCAGAGATTTTATAATCATATTTTACCAAAATTTGACGGAAAATTTGGTCTTAATAGTAGTGTAAAGTGTGAAGAGTTTGTAAAAGTACTTTGTACCGAAGTTACGGCTTGCATTCGTAAAAGAAAAAATTGGGATGTACATGTGTACAGTGTACAAAAGTTACTCAGAAAATACTTATCAGTAAACACTTATGCACACTTCCTTATATTTGGGGAAAAATATTTACCAGATGAGTTTATTTTCAAG AAAAATCCATGTGCAATATTTCAGCTGTTGGCTTGCACTGGAAGCTgctaa